A window from Phalacrocorax carbo chromosome 20, bPhaCar2.1, whole genome shotgun sequence encodes these proteins:
- the ALPL gene encoding alkaline phosphatase, tissue-nonspecific isozyme, whose protein sequence is MKALLLILLTQLCSASLVPEKEKDPEYWRQQAQETLRAALRLQRLNQNVAKNLILFLGDGMGVSTVTAARILKGQLQNRKGEESLLEMEKFPYVALAKTYNTNAQVPDSAGTATAYLCGVKANEGTVGVSAGVTRDHCNTTKGQEVTSILRWAKDGGKAVGIVTTTRVTHATPSAAYAHSANRDWYSDGEMPPDALEGGCRDIARQLVENIPDIEVILGGGRKYMFPKNASDVEYPHEDKHRGTRLDRRDLVQAWHDAKPPGKVAKYVWHRRDLLALNLSHVDFLLGLFEPGDMVYELDRNNETDPSLTEMVAVAIRMLQKNPRGFFLLVEGGRIDHGHHEGKAKQALHEAVELDRAIGLATRLTSPQDTLSVVTADHSHVFTFGGYTPRGNPIFGLAPMQSDVDRKPFTSILYGNGPGYKIVAGERENVSAVDFAHANYQAQSAVPLRQETHGGEDVAVFAHGPMAHLLHGVHEQNYIPHAMAYAACIGSNRAHCNAASRPAAAASILLPFLALLLLLC, encoded by the exons ATGAAGgctctcctcctcatcctcctcacCCAGCTCTGCTCGGCATCACTGGTCCCCG agaaggagaaggacCCCGAGTACTGGCGGCAGCAGGCGCAGGAGACCCTGCGGGCCGCCCTGCGGCTCCAGCGCCTCAACCAGAACGTGGCCAAGAACCTCATCCTCTTCCTCGGTGATG GCATGGGTGTCTCCACCGTCACGGCCGCCCGCATCCTCAAAGGGCAGCTGCAAAACCGCAAGGGTGAGGAGAGCCTGCTGGAGATGGAGAAGTTCCCTTACGTCGCCTTGGCCAAG acCTACAACACCAACGCGCAGGTGCCCGACAGCGCGGGCACGGCCACCGCCTACCTCTGCGGCGTCAAAGCCAACGAGGGGACGGTGGGCGTCAGCGCCGGCGTCACCCGCGACCACTGCAACACCACCAAGGGCCAGGAGGTGACCTCCATCCTCCGCTGGGCCAAGGATGGAG GCAAGGCGGTGGGCATCGTCACCACCACGCGGGTGACCCACGCGACGCCCAGCGCCGCCTACGCCCACTCCGCCAACCGCGACTGGTACTCGGATGGAGAGATGCCCCCAGACGCGTTGGAGGGTGGCTGCAGGGACATCGCCCGGCAGCTGGTGGAGAACATCCCTGACATCGAG GTGATCTTGGGCGGCGGGCGGAAATATATGTTCCCCAAAAATGCCAGTGATGTGGAGTATCCCCACGAGGACAAGCATCGGGGTACCCGCCTGGACCGCAGGGACCTCGTCCAGGCGTGGCACGATGCCAAGCCCCCCGGCAAG gtcGCCAAGTACGTGTGGCACCGGCGGGACCTGCTGGCGCTCAACCTCAGCCACGTCGACTTCCTCCTGG GCCTCTTTGAGCCGGGCGACATGGTGTACGAGCTGGACAGGAATAACGAGACGGATCCGTCCCTCACTGAGATGGTGGCTGTGGCCATCAGGATGCTCCAGAAAAATCCCCGGGGGTTTTTCCTCCTGGTTGAag GGGGCCGCATCGACCACGGGCACCACGAGGGGAAGGCGAAGCAGGCGCTGCACGAGGCGGTGGAGCTGGACCGGGCCATCGGGCTGGCCACCCGCCTCACCTCGCCCCAGGACACCCTCAGCGTCGTCACCGCCGACCACTCGCACGTCTTCACCTTCGGCGGCTACACCCCGCGTGGGAACCCCATTTTCG gtCTGGCCCCGATGCAGAGCGACGTCGACCGCAAACCCTTCACCTCCATCCTCTACGGCAACGGCCCCGGCTATAAAATCGTGGCAGGCGAGCGAGAAAACGTCTCCGCTGTGGATTTCG cgcACGCCAACTACCAGGCGCAATCGGCCGTGCCGCTGCGCCAGGAGACTCACGGCGGCGAGGACGTGGCCGTTTTCGCCCACGGCCCCATGGCCCACCTCCTCCACGGGGTCCACGAGCAAAATTACATCCCCCACGCCATGGCTTACGCCGCCTGCATCGGCTCCAACCGAGCCCACTGCAATGCCGCCAGCCGCCCCGCTGCCGCTgcctccatcctcctgcccttcctcgCCCTCCTCTTGCTCCTCTGCTAA
- the RAP1GAP gene encoding LOW QUALITY PROTEIN: rap1 GTPase-activating protein 1 (The sequence of the model RefSeq protein was modified relative to this genomic sequence to represent the inferred CDS: deleted 1 base in 1 codon) — protein MAQHHHATPPPLKTEEDYIPYPSVHEVLGREGPFPLILLPQFGGYWIEGTNHQLSGTPDSPPTPAPSTRARLEGNHTAKIYRKHFLGKEHFNYYSLDPALGHLVFSLKYDEQEHLHLLLRTRTRTLHDVVPISCLAEFPNVVQMAKLVCEDVNVDRFYPVLYPKASRLILAFDEHVLSNHFKFGVIYQKLGQTSEEELFGTTEESPAFTEFLDVLGQRVQLRDFKGFRGGLDVTHGQTGSESVYCHFRDKEIMFHVSTKLPYTEGDTQQLQRKRHIGNDIVAVVFQDENTPFVPDMIASNFLHAFVVVQLEQGGSQGTLYKVSVTARDDVPFFGPPLPDPAVFRKGPEFQEFLLTKLINAEYACYKAEKFAKLEERTRAALLETLHEELQARSQAMLGLGPDDERPDNGAAAPGFFESFKSLLVPGSRRGRRGSAIGLGSVEEVGTLARNPLPVPPLPPGTPRPGPVNGAPQALLVPGKSPSRRRPGPLGSRRSSAIGIESIQEAPAGRDGPAAAPEGASSAHSSPESRRHPDRAEKPEPPDFSHSSSSTSSFGSASEEPSEPGRESRSPSGTHCNAFTDTPWPDDPPGTPPGCRPPEPPCPEIKIQLERSPHNPGS, from the exons atggcccagcaccaccacgccacccccccacccctcaag ACGGAGGAGGACTACATCCCCTACCCCAGCGTGCACGAG GTGCTGGGCCGGGAGGGGCCGTTCCCCCTCATCCTCCTGCCGCAGTTCGGGGGCTACTGGATCGAGGGCACCAACCACCAGCTGAGCGGGACACCCgactccccccccaccccggcacccagcACCCGGGCAAGGCTTGAGGGCAACCACACGGCCAAGATCTACCGCAAGCACTTCTTGGGCAAG GAGCACTTCAACTACTACTCCCTGGACCCGGCGCTGGGCCACCTCGTCTTCTCCCTCAAGTACGACGAGCAGGAGCACCTCCACCTGCTACTGCG CACACGTACACGCACCCTGCACGACGTGGTGCCCATCTCCTGCCTGGCCGAGTTCCCCAATGTGGTGCAGATGGCCAAG CTGGTGTGCGAGGACGTCAATGTGGATCGCTTCTACCCCGTGCTCTACCCCAAG GCGTCCCGCCTCATCCTTGCCTTCGACGAGCACGTGCTCAGCAACCACTTCAAATTTGGGGTCATCTACCAAAAACTGGGGCAG ACCTCCGAGGAGGAGCTTTTTGGCACCACGGAGGAGAGCCCGGCGTTCACCGAATTCCTCGACGTCCTGGGTCAGCGGGTGCAGCTGCGGGACTTCAAGGG GTTTCGGGGGGGGCTGGACGTGACCCACGGGCAGACGGGCAGCGAGTCCGTCTACTGCCACTTCCGCGACAAGGAGATCATGTTCCACGTCTCCACCAAGCTGCCCTACACCGAGGGGGACACCCAGCAG CTGCAGCGGAAGCGTCACATCGGCAACGACATCGTGGCCGTCGTCTTCCAGGACGAGAACACCCCCTTCGTCCCCGACATGATCGCCTCCAACTTCCTCCACGCCTTCGTGGtggtgcagctggagcagggcgGCTCCCAGGGGACCCTCTACAAG GTCTCCGTCACCGCCCGTGATGATGTGCCCTTCTTTGGCCCGCCGCTGCCTGACCCGGCCGTCTTCAGGAAG GGCCCCGAGTTTCAGGAGTTCCTGCTGACGAAGCTCATCAACGCCGAGTACGCCTGCTACAAGGCCGAGAAGTTCGCCAAGCTGGAG GAGCGGACGCGGGCGGCGCTGCTGGAGACGCTGCACGAGGAGCTGCAGGCCCGCAGCCAGGCCATGCTGGGGCTCGGCCCCGACGACGAGCGCCCCGACAacggcgccgccgccccgggcttCTTCGAGTCCTTCAAG TCGCTGCTGGTGCCCGGGAGCCGCCGGGGACGCCGCGGCAGCGCCATCGGGCTGGGCTCGGTGGAAGAGGTGGGTACCCTGGCACGGAACCCCCTCCCGgttccccccctgccccccggtaccccccgccccggt ccgGTTAACGGCGCCCCGCAGGCGCTGCTGGTGCCCGGGAAGAGCCCGtcgcggcggcggcccggcccgctcGGCTCCCGCCGCTCCAGCGCCATCGGCATCGAGAGCATCCAGGAGGCGCCGGCCGGCAG ggacggccccgccgccgcccccgagGGCGCCAGCTCCGCTCACAGCTCACCCGAGAGCCGCCGGCACCCCGACAG GGCTGAGAAGCCGGAGCCGCCGGATTTCTCCCACTCCTCgtccagcaccagcagcttcGGCAGCGCCAGCGAGGAGCCCAGCGAGCCGGGCAGG GAGAGCCGCTCGCCCTCGGGGACCCACTGCAACGCCTTCACCGACACCCCCTGGCCGGATGACCCCCCCGGAACCCCCCCAG GCTGCCGCCCCCCTGAACCCCCCTGCCCCGAGATCAAAATCCAGCTGGAGCGGTCCCCCCATAATCCG GGCTCATAG